A region of Pelodiscus sinensis isolate JC-2024 unplaced genomic scaffold, ASM4963464v1 ctg87, whole genome shotgun sequence DNA encodes the following proteins:
- the LOC112544940 gene encoding uncharacterized protein LOC112544940 isoform X3 encodes MNRLDKGGPEGKNRSRTVSQARKSRTGEFCSSPTKSRMNFWVVKASGLMAALVGAVWNELMFYIQIYSQFQRTFLSLPWVLQDRVKRVFRSCVSRLCQGSWLPLLSVSAGITAIGVMVFFFCNRLVTLEGEAPEPLSVADLLRVQGQLEAQEKMTYELRACMDLALQEFMREPPSVQDNAQMLIQCQGTMLEFKSGDGENEIYMHYHNGEPQYDMKEPTMEVYLARMRSHPEQLSVENLLRVQTKLEAWGKMTSELRDCFIHAQDKFKQEPLYVQQNTKMLIQRGGVALVFLSGTGECEISVFYQNRELQYHVKELTVEVYLARLHSHPEQLSVENLLRVQAKLESGGKMTEILRRCFELTLEKFPKEPSCLQDNTRLVISAAGTELVFVSGWGENEINVYHDNWGVLQYVVIVPGWVTWIARNILIIGFMVLLVIILNIVPFRITRQPHSNLLALENHSR; translated from the exons ATGAACCGACTTGACAAAGGAG GTCCTGAAGGAAAGAATCGGAGCCGCACTGTGAGCCAAGCCCGGAAATCTAGGACCGGGGAATTCTGCTCCTCTCCGACGAAAAGCAGAATGAACTTTTGGGTGGTGAAAGCCAGCGGGCTGATGGCTGCTCTCGTGGGGGCAGTGTGGAACGAACTCATGTTCTACATCCAGATTTACTCCCAATTTCAGCGAACGTTCCTGTCCCTCCCCTGGGTTCTGCAAGATCGAGTCAAGAGGGTTTTCAGATCATGTGTGAGCCGGCTCTGTCAGGGGTCATGGCTCCCACTGCTATCTGTGTCAGCAGGAATCACAGCCATAGGGGTgatggtcttttttttttgcaatagatTAGTGACATTGGAAGGGGAGGCCCCAGAACCGTTAAGCGTTGCCGACCTGCTGAGAGTGCAGGGCCAATTGGAAGCTCAGGAGAAAATGACCTATGAGCTGAGAGCCTGCATGGATCTCGCCCTGCAGGAATTCATGCGAGAACCCCCAAGCGTCCAGGACAATGCCCAGATGTTGATCCAGTGCCAAGGGACAATGCTGGAATTCAAATCCGGGGATGGGGAGAATGAGATCTACATGCATTACCACAATGGGGAGCCCCAGTATGACATGAAAGAGCCGACCATGGAGGTGTATCTGGCCCGGATGCGCTCCCATCCAGAGCAGCTGAGTGTTGAGAACCTGCTGAGAGTCCAGACCAAACTGGAGGCCTGGGGGAAGATGACCAGCGAGTTGAGAGACTGCTTCATCCATGCCCAGGACAAGTTCAAACAGGAGCCCCTCTACGTCCAGCAGAACACGAAGATGCTGATCCAGAGAGGCGGAGTAGCTCTGGTGTTCCTCTCCGGGACAGGCGAGTGCGAGATTTCCGTGTTCTACCAAAACAGGGAGCTCCAGTATCACGTAAAAGAGCTAACCGTGGAGGTGTATCTGGCCCGGCTCCACTCCCACCCAGAGCAGCTGAGCGTCGAGAACCTGCTGAGAGTCCAGGCCAAACTGGAGTCCGGGGGGAAGATGACGGAGATTTTGAGACGATGCTTCGAACTCACCCTGGAGAAATTTCCCAAGGAGCCGTCGTGCCTGCAGGATAACACCCGACTGGTGATCAGTGCTGCGGGAACGGAGCTGGTCTTTGTctctgggtggggggaaaatgAAATCAACGTTTATCATGACAACTGGGGGGTCCTTCAGTACGTGGTGATAGTGCCGGGATGGGTGACCTGGATCGCCAGGAATATACTGATTATAGGCTTCATGGTACTCTTAGTTATCATTTTGAATATTGTGCCCTTTCGGATAACTAGGCAGCCACACAGCAATCTCTTAGCTCTAGAAAATCACTCCAGATGA
- the LOC112544940 gene encoding uncharacterized protein LOC112544940 isoform X1 → MGAYKYGGVSLLSPPHSPEGKNRSRTVSQARKSRTGEFCSSPTKSRMNFWVVKASGLMAALVGAVWNELMFYIQIYSQFQRTFLSLPWVLQDRVKRVFRSCVSRLCQGSWLPLLSVSAGITAIGVMVFFFCNRLVTLEGEAPEPLSVADLLRVQGQLEAQEKMTYELRACMDLALQEFMREPPSVQDNAQMLIQCQGTMLEFKSGDGENEIYMHYHNGEPQYDMKEPTMEVYLARMRSHPEQLSVENLLRVQTKLEAWGKMTSELRDCFIHAQDKFKQEPLYVQQNTKMLIQRGGVALVFLSGTGECEISVFYQNRELQYHVKELTVEVYLARLHSHPEQLSVENLLRVQAKLESGGKMTEILRRCFELTLEKFPKEPSCLQDNTRLVISAAGTELVFVSGWGENEINVYHDNWGVLQYVVIVPGWVTWIARNILIIGFMVLLVIILNIVPFRITRQPHSNLLALENHSR, encoded by the coding sequence GTCCTGAAGGAAAGAATCGGAGCCGCACTGTGAGCCAAGCCCGGAAATCTAGGACCGGGGAATTCTGCTCCTCTCCGACGAAAAGCAGAATGAACTTTTGGGTGGTGAAAGCCAGCGGGCTGATGGCTGCTCTCGTGGGGGCAGTGTGGAACGAACTCATGTTCTACATCCAGATTTACTCCCAATTTCAGCGAACGTTCCTGTCCCTCCCCTGGGTTCTGCAAGATCGAGTCAAGAGGGTTTTCAGATCATGTGTGAGCCGGCTCTGTCAGGGGTCATGGCTCCCACTGCTATCTGTGTCAGCAGGAATCACAGCCATAGGGGTgatggtcttttttttttgcaatagatTAGTGACATTGGAAGGGGAGGCCCCAGAACCGTTAAGCGTTGCCGACCTGCTGAGAGTGCAGGGCCAATTGGAAGCTCAGGAGAAAATGACCTATGAGCTGAGAGCCTGCATGGATCTCGCCCTGCAGGAATTCATGCGAGAACCCCCAAGCGTCCAGGACAATGCCCAGATGTTGATCCAGTGCCAAGGGACAATGCTGGAATTCAAATCCGGGGATGGGGAGAATGAGATCTACATGCATTACCACAATGGGGAGCCCCAGTATGACATGAAAGAGCCGACCATGGAGGTGTATCTGGCCCGGATGCGCTCCCATCCAGAGCAGCTGAGTGTTGAGAACCTGCTGAGAGTCCAGACCAAACTGGAGGCCTGGGGGAAGATGACCAGCGAGTTGAGAGACTGCTTCATCCATGCCCAGGACAAGTTCAAACAGGAGCCCCTCTACGTCCAGCAGAACACGAAGATGCTGATCCAGAGAGGCGGAGTAGCTCTGGTGTTCCTCTCCGGGACAGGCGAGTGCGAGATTTCCGTGTTCTACCAAAACAGGGAGCTCCAGTATCACGTAAAAGAGCTAACCGTGGAGGTGTATCTGGCCCGGCTCCACTCCCACCCAGAGCAGCTGAGCGTCGAGAACCTGCTGAGAGTCCAGGCCAAACTGGAGTCCGGGGGGAAGATGACGGAGATTTTGAGACGATGCTTCGAACTCACCCTGGAGAAATTTCCCAAGGAGCCGTCGTGCCTGCAGGATAACACCCGACTGGTGATCAGTGCTGCGGGAACGGAGCTGGTCTTTGTctctgggtggggggaaaatgAAATCAACGTTTATCATGACAACTGGGGGGTCCTTCAGTACGTGGTGATAGTGCCGGGATGGGTGACCTGGATCGCCAGGAATATACTGATTATAGGCTTCATGGTACTCTTAGTTATCATTTTGAATATTGTGCCCTTTCGGATAACTAGGCAGCCACACAGCAATCTCTTAGCTCTAGAAAATCACTCCAGATGA